The stretch of DNA AAGTCCAACCATCAATAACTACGATTATGGAATACGAGACCATTAACAAAGAAACACCCGAAATGAAACAACTCATTTCGGGTATTCAAGAAGTAAGCAAACGTATTCGGGAAGTTGCCCAAACGCACCGTCCGCTCTTCGGGGGAGAAATCTATCTCACAGGGCGAGAGGTTTGCGAACACCTTTTCATCAGCCCCCGCACCTTGCAGGATTATCGAGACAAGGGTATTATTCCCTACACCCAAATTGCAGGGAAAATCCTCTATCCGACATCAACCGACTATTGCAAGAGAATTATCGGAGATAAAGTATTCGTAAGAAGCATTTTTTTGCTGTTTCCTTGTCTTTCTTCTTATGATTGAGTAACTTTGTAGCAAATTCCATAGTGTATAGACTTATGAAACAGAAACTCACTTTAATCACATTGGGAGTAAAAGACTTTCAAAAGGCATTGGCTTTCTACGAGGGCTTAGGCTGGAAGAAATCGCAACAAAGTCAGGAAGCCTACGCATTGTTTCCTTTGGGTGGCATAGTTTTAGGATTATATCCACTGCAAGAATTGGAAAAAGACACTACGCTAAATTATCTGCAGACATCCTTTTCGGGCATGACAATCAGCTATAACGCCATATCGGAGGAAGAGGTCGATACCGTGATGCAGGAAGCCGAACGGCTTGGAGCAACCATTGTGAAGCCTGCACAGAAAGTTTTTTGGGGCGGTTACAGCGGTTATTTCAAAGATTTGGATGGCTATGTGTTCGAAGTAGCCTACAATCCTTTTTGGAAGATTGACAACGAAGGTAACCTCGTCATGTAATTCGTCAGATGCAATGACCAAAGAACAGACGATTAAGGAGCTGACAGTGATACATGGAATAGGCAAATCACTTGCCACCGACTTGTGGAATATTGGTATAACCTCCATTGACGACTTGAAAGGCAAAGACCCCGAAGTCCTCTTTACCTTATCCAACGACTATGCCGGAGTGGTGTAAGATCGTTGTGTATTGTATGCTTTCAGATGTGCGGTTTATTTCGCGCAGACACCACCGGAGCATCGGGAAAAGGAAAAACTGAATTGGTGGTTTTGGAAGGACTAATACATTACTTGAATTAAAACATGTGTAAGAGGCGTTTCTTTTCTGTTTTACTACCATATCAATAGATTGAAAATCATCGCTAAAGTAACGGCAGAGGGAAAACAAAATAAATGAACTGATGATGAAACAGAAAGTTTTATTTATCATATTGAATGAATACACAGATTGGGAAGGGGCATTTCTCTCCACGGCTCTTCATGTGGGCGTGATACCGGGTGGTAAAATAAAGTACGAAGTGCATACCGTTGCTCCGACATCGGACGCAGTCCGTTCTATCGGTGGTTTTAAGACCTTACCCGACTATTCTTTTGAGAATATGCCGAAAGATTATGCAGCCTTGGTACTTATCGGTGGCAACCGTTGGAACTCGCCTGAAGCAGAACTTGTCGTACCATTGGTACAAAAGGCTTTGGATAAAGGTAAAATCATCGGGGCGATATGTAACGGTGCTTCTTTCTTGTGTTCACACGGTTTTCTGAATAACGTAAAACATACAGGCAACGGTCTCGACCAACTCAAGCACTGGGGTGGTACAGGCTACACTAACGCAGAAAACTATGTGGAAGCACAGGCTGTAAGTGATAAGAATATCGTTACGGCAAATGGTGTAGGACATTTGGAATTCACTCGTGAGATGCTTCTATTGCTGGAAGCCAACAGTCCCGAACAGATTGACCAGTGGTATGATTTCTACAAAAACGGATTTGTGAGATAAAGTTATTTTTCTGAAATTTTATGGTCGTAATGTCAAACATAAAAGCCACGTTTCCGTGCAATTTACAGAGCGTTTGGCAAGTCGTAACATCGCTAACAGACTATTCGTGGAGAAGTGATGTTGAAAAGATAGAGGTCATATCAGACACGCAATTTGTAGAAATAACGAAGAGTGGATATAAAACAACGTTCACGGTAACAAGACAAGAACCTTGTTGTCGATGGGAGTTTGACATGGAGAATGACAAAATGAAAGGACATTGGGTCGGTGTTTTCAGTGGCAATGAAAAGAATGCTACAATTGACTTTACAGAACGCATTGAGCCTAAGAAATGGTTTATGATTCCGTTTGTGAAGATTTATTTGAAATATCAGCAAGCCAAGTATGTCAGAGATTTAAGGAGGAAATTAAAATGCGTGTAATACCAGTATTTTATACCAAAATAGAAAAGCTATGCCACAAATATCTAAAGGAGGAAAGTTTATCTTCGGCATCTCTCATATTCGGGAAGATTTGACAATTCAGATACCGAAGCAAGCTATCCATGAATATGCTCTTGCTGATGTTGAAAACATCATTCTGATTACAGGAAGCAAAGCGACGGGAGGCTTCTGTATAACGACCTATCCACTTCTTTCTTCTTCAAAACTGTGTCATATATTGACAGATTGCCCCCAACTAAGGGAACAGACACTACCAATGGGCAAACTGATAACCTATAAAGGGAGAGGTTATACTTGGTTACCAATAGGAAAAGAAGGAGTTATCAGCCTCCCCCCTAATCTGATGAGAGAATTAAGTTTACAAGTTCATTCTAAATTATTGGCTATCCGAAGTAGCAATATCGTATTCACAATGGGAGCAAAAGGACCATTGTGGGAAAAAGTACACGCCTTCAATGATGACATCACACAATATTAGTTATAGTAAGAACTTACTCCACAAAACGGAGCAAGTCCTTTTTGTTTAGCCTTATCCTCTCTTTTGTTGTATCAGCCTGTCCATATCCCTTGAAATCTTACTATCGGTGATTTGAGCGTAGATTTGTGTACTCGCAATGGAGGCATGCCCCATCATCTTGGCAATACTCTCAATCGGTATGCCTGCCTCCAATGTCAGCGCACCGAAAGAATGGCGACCGACATGAAAGGAAAGGGACTGTCGAATACCACAAGCCAGACCAATAGCCTTGAGGTGCATGCCTATCTGTATTCTACTCATCGAGGTTGCAAAGATGGGGCTATCCTCTTTCTTGTCTTTCAGTGGGTAAAGCGAGAGTATTTGCTCGGCTATCGGATGCAGGGGCGTGATGCTTTCCACGCCTGTCTTCTTTCTGTTCTGACGGATATAGCGTATTCCTGCATTGTTCGTCTGAATATCACAGTACCGCAACTTGCTAACATCAGCAAAAGCCAGACCTGTGAATACGGAGAAAAGAAACATCCTCCGCACAAATTCCGCCTGTCCATTTTGCAAGGGCATAGCCAACAGACGGGCAACCTCCATCTTACTCAAACAGCGAATTTTTCGCTCCACTCGCTCATACTTGGCATCCTCAAAAGGATTATACCGAATGGTTTGCTGGCTCACAGCCCTATACATCAACCGACTTAACCAAAAGAGATTTTGTTTCGTTGAGGACAAGGCATAACCTTTTCTTTTGAAGTGGATGCGATAATCATCGAAAAACTCCATAGTAAGAGTTGTCAGAGGAATATCCGCTACGCCTTTACTTTCCACAAAACTTTCCAACTGCCTGTGATAGCTACGGCAGCTTTGGTAAGTACCTGAAGCCCTTGTGGATTGAACGATTGACAGTTCCTCTCGGCTAAGGGCAAGCAATGTGGTAGGACTTGCTCCGACACCTTGCAAGTGGTTTTTAAGCAACTCGGCACTCACCGCACCAAATTGCAGAAGCAACGTATTATAGCCCTGTTCAATCTTCTCTCTAAACAATTGTAAGCGTTGATTTAGTTTCTTGTTATTCGACGCTTGTCGCTTCACACTCCAATCTTGGGGAGAGATACTTTCTCCTGTGGACATTACCACTTTTGAACCGTCTATCGTAATACGGCAAAGGATAGTCGTAGTGCCATCTGTTCTCAGTTTGCTACGATTGATGTAGAATAGGATATTGAATGTGCTACGCATAATATTAAAGGCTAAGGGTTAAATCTGCGGTGAAAGAAAGAAAACGACCAAACTCCTCGAATACTTTCTTCGGTGTTACATGGGCATAACGCTCGGTGGTCTCAATCTTGCTATGACCAAGCATTTTACTCACTGTTTCAATCGGCACTCCATTCTCCAAGGTTATCAATGTTGCAAAGGTGTGCCGTCCTATATGTGCGGTCAAGGGAATGGCAATCCCTGCTCTCAGTTGTAGGGCTTTCAGGAGGAAACGGTAGGTTTCGTAACTGATAGTCGGCAAAAGCGTGTCCCGTTCATCCGAATGGTATGTATCAAGCAGAGCAACGGCTTGGGGCAGAAGTTTTACCCGACAAAGGGTATTAGTCTTTTGTCTTCTGAATTTAAGCCACATAGCCCCTGCATCATCCTGCACAAGATGTTCCTTGCGCAGATTCATCATGTCGCAAAAGGCTGTACCTGTGTAGCAGGTGAACAGGAAAAGGTTACGGGCAAGTGTCAGTTCTGTTTCATCCTCCTCTAATCGAATTTGCCTTATCTTGTCCAAAGAAGCCCTGTCCAAAGCTCTGGGCTGTTTATTTTCTCCTCTGTCTATCTTGACAAGGTCAAAGAGAGGACGGTCTATGATACCCTCACGAAAAGCCAAACGGCATACTTTCTTGACCGCCAAAGCCATCTTGCGGTAATAACTCTGTGAATGACCATGTTTCCCCACGCTATATTGATGCAAGCCGTCCAAGAAATCCTCGGTTAGTTGCCCAAAGGTGATGTCGCCGGTATGGTATCGCTCTTGTATAAAGACTTGCAGATGCTTTCGGAGCATGTAATACATCGAGTGCCAACGTGCCGTAATCTCCACACCAACCAATTGCTTCTCGTCTTCCACCATTTGGTCGTAGCGTTGCAAGAACGTAGTGCGGTTCTGCATTGAACCCTGAAACTGTTCCTTGATGTCTTTTGCAGAGAACTCTATACCTCTATCGCAAAGCGTTTGGTACACTCGTTGTACAGAGAGGAGCAGCTGTTCCAACTTTGCATTGGTTGCCACTGCTTCACGGCTCTTGCCATTCAATCGGCTCTCTCGCACATTCCACAACTTTGGGGGACACGAAAGCTTACTGCTGAATTGAGCCATCGTGCGATTGTAGGTTATCCGTCCCATAATCGGAGCCTGCCCCAACTTGTCCAAACCGCTCTTTTTGAGGTAGAGCAAAACCTTCATTTTTCCTTTTTGCATACGCTTCTGTTTTTGTGGGCAAAGTTACCCGTTTTTGAAGCGTTTTCGGTTATGCAAAATGTTGTGAGTCAGTGCATAAACACCATATCAGTAGAAATCCTTACTATTGTGCTAACTGCTTCCTGTTACCTGTCTACGTCCTTTCACATTTGACTAACGATTTGGTAACGTATCTTTTGCACAAATCCGCATTTTCTGCACTTTCATCCTCAAAGCAATTCACGGCATAAATCCGTGTTTCTCACACATTCTCAATCACTTACCATCAATCTACATAAATCAACCTTTTTCTTGCATTTGCCCGAATGTAATAAACGAATTATGCGTAGCACATTTTCTTTACTACTCTATATCAATCGCAACAAGGTACGTGTGGATGGTACAACTTCCGTACTTTGCCAAATCTCCATCGACGGGAAAAGTACGACGATAACCACGGGAATCTCCTGCAATCCCAAACAGTGGAATCATAACCATCAGCGAGAATGGGAATATACACATTCCTACGACTACCATTTGGATGTCTGTTTGCGAGATTGCCGATTTATTCGGCGTATTCTCCGGTAAGGTAAATAGTCATATCAAGTCTATCTTCAAAGAGGGTTTGCTCAGAGAAGATGAGGTTATGCAAACCCTATCTTTTAAGGGCGGTGCTGTGGATTTATGCAATATTGAAATGATAACGATGCTGTCGTTTCGCTTTGTCTCTCCTGAAGCCCAACTCTTCTGCAGGTGGACTATTAGGAAACTTACCCAGAAGAAATCTTCCATTCCGTTGCTTGTATGCTATAATAAAGGCGGATGGTATAACTGAATATGAGAACAGGCAGTAAGATGCATTTATTTTACTGCCTGTTTTAGTGGATTTGATAAATAATCATCCTTGTGCCAATGCCGTCCAAAACGGTCTTCTTCGTCAATTCGCTCGGAGAACAGCCAGACTTCCTTTATCAAACCATTCTCAAATCGGAAAAGGCCTACCCCCTTCATCTCCATTGAATGTCCGCTTGCCGACACAGCAAATCTAATCGCAGCCACGACCAAATCTCCGTTTTCCGTCACATAATCCACTTGGTCGATAGCGAATGTTCCATTGCTCAACTGAGCCATCCTTCCCAAGTGGGCGAAAATATTCTGCTTGCCTCTGTAAACGCCTGACAATGAACCCTTTCCCGGCTGATACCATACCAAATCATCGGAGAGCAATGCCCCCCACCGTTTCAAAATCACCCTGTGCCAAAGCGGTGTAAAATTGATGCACTTTTTCAATCAAAAGTTCTGTACGGAGTTAATTGTCTGAGATACAATGCGATTTAGCATTGTGTGGCTTGTATAGGTAATGATTTAGAAATGAGCGGAGTGCTTTGAGGTATATTGTTTTGAATAGCCAAAGAACGCTCACTTTTACTATTTGCAAAGATACACATTTGCGAGGAAAAGTAAGCGTTCTTTCGTGATTTTCTTCTCGAAAAGTTTTGTTGGGATAGAAATACACCGATAAAAGAAAAAAGAGCTTCTCGGTTTTCATTTACAACCGCTGCGAGCGATTACGATTGATAAGCTGTTTCCATTTCTGTTCGCACCAATCGGTAATGGGAAGCCCGTTGATGGTAAGGAGTGGTCGCTTCTTTTCATCTTTGGTAATACGGATTTCGGTATCCTTTTCCGTGAACTCTCTCCTGTACAGCCCCGAATAGGCTTTTGCCGTACCTCGCTGGGGAGCTTCCGTGCGATACATTTCTGCAATTCTATCGTCAGAGAAATCCATCTTTTGGAGCATCAGACGGATATTCAAGAGTTGATAGAAACCATTGAAGAAACGTTTTATCCAATTCCGCTCTTCCTCGTAAACCTGCATGGTCTCTTTCAGTTCGGCAATGGCTTTGTCTCTTCCTTTGACTGTGTCCTGCAAGAGAACGATCTCCTTTCGGATTTCATTCTTCTCCTTTTCCGAAAGATACCGCTGTCGTTCGGCTTCCTGTTCCAAGTCTGCGATACGTTTTTCTGCCTTGTCGAGTTCAGAGTTGCCAAAGATAGAATAAAAC from Prevotella sp. oral taxon 475 encodes:
- a CDS encoding VOC family protein produces the protein MKQKLTLITLGVKDFQKALAFYEGLGWKKSQQSQEAYALFPLGGIVLGLYPLQELEKDTTLNYLQTSFSGMTISYNAISEEEVDTVMQEAERLGATIVKPAQKVFWGGYSGYFKDLDGYVFEVAYNPFWKIDNEGNLVM
- a CDS encoding type 1 glutamine amidotransferase family protein, giving the protein MKQKVLFIILNEYTDWEGAFLSTALHVGVIPGGKIKYEVHTVAPTSDAVRSIGGFKTLPDYSFENMPKDYAALVLIGGNRWNSPEAELVVPLVQKALDKGKIIGAICNGASFLCSHGFLNNVKHTGNGLDQLKHWGGTGYTNAENYVEAQAVSDKNIVTANGVGHLEFTREMLLLLEANSPEQIDQWYDFYKNGFVR
- a CDS encoding polyketide cyclase is translated as MVVMSNIKATFPCNLQSVWQVVTSLTDYSWRSDVEKIEVISDTQFVEITKSGYKTTFTVTRQEPCCRWEFDMENDKMKGHWVGVFSGNEKNATIDFTERIEPKKWFMIPFVKIYLKYQQAKYVRDLRRKLKCV
- a CDS encoding site-specific integrase; this encodes MRSTFNILFYINRSKLRTDGTTTILCRITIDGSKVVMSTGESISPQDWSVKRQASNNKKLNQRLQLFREKIEQGYNTLLLQFGAVSAELLKNHLQGVGASPTTLLALSREELSIVQSTRASGTYQSCRSYHRQLESFVESKGVADIPLTTLTMEFFDDYRIHFKRKGYALSSTKQNLFWLSRLMYRAVSQQTIRYNPFEDAKYERVERKIRCLSKMEVARLLAMPLQNGQAEFVRRMFLFSVFTGLAFADVSKLRYCDIQTNNAGIRYIRQNRKKTGVESITPLHPIAEQILSLYPLKDKKEDSPIFATSMSRIQIGMHLKAIGLACGIRQSLSFHVGRHSFGALTLEAGIPIESIAKMMGHASIASTQIYAQITDSKISRDMDRLIQQKRG
- a CDS encoding site-specific integrase, with the protein product MQKGKMKVLLYLKKSGLDKLGQAPIMGRITYNRTMAQFSSKLSCPPKLWNVRESRLNGKSREAVATNAKLEQLLLSVQRVYQTLCDRGIEFSAKDIKEQFQGSMQNRTTFLQRYDQMVEDEKQLVGVEITARWHSMYYMLRKHLQVFIQERYHTGDITFGQLTEDFLDGLHQYSVGKHGHSQSYYRKMALAVKKVCRLAFREGIIDRPLFDLVKIDRGENKQPRALDRASLDKIRQIRLEEDETELTLARNLFLFTCYTGTAFCDMMNLRKEHLVQDDAGAMWLKFRRQKTNTLCRVKLLPQAVALLDTYHSDERDTLLPTISYETYRFLLKALQLRAGIAIPLTAHIGRHTFATLITLENGVPIETVSKMLGHSKIETTERYAHVTPKKVFEEFGRFLSFTADLTLSL
- a CDS encoding nuclear transport factor 2 family protein; protein product: MKKCINFTPLWHRVILKRWGALLSDDLVWYQPGKGSLSGVYRGKQNIFAHLGRMAQLSNGTFAIDQVDYVTENGDLVVAAIRFAVSASGHSMEMKGVGLFRFENGLIKEVWLFSERIDEEDRFGRHWHKDDYLSNPLKQAVK